DNA sequence from the bacterium genome:
CCTGGTGCTGCTTCTGGACCAGCTTATCGCCCTGGCCCGTCGTCACGATCTGCCGCAGAGCCGCTGAACCCCCTTCGCCTCCAAGGGTGTCGGTTTCGAGCCCGGCCGGAATCTTCCCCGGCCGGGCTGTTTTTTTGAGGGCCGCGTGGGCGGGATCGAGAGCGAAGGGGGGGGACCGAGAGCAGGGCGCGTGGAAACCAGCTTTCGGCGGGTATCCAGGCACTGATATTTTCCTTGATTCTTACTCCAGGGTTTGATATACTTTTGAATTAAACCGGCGTTCCCATCAGGAGACGAGGCGATGAAGGCATTTTCCTATCTCACGGCAAAGGGCGAACCCTGCATCGGTATTGAAACAGGGGATGGTCTGCTCAATTTCACCCGCTTGTGGCACTATTTCAAGGAGATCAAGAATTTCCCCCAGGCCCCCGATTTGCCGTTCCTGCAGCTCATGGTCGAGCTCGACTATTTCTCCGGAGAGACCTTTGATCAAGTCCTTGCCGCGGTCCGGGAAGTTCGCAGCCTTGATGACCTGATCATCCGGGAGCCGTTCACCTGGCAGGTGCCGATGCAGCGGCCGACCAAAATTCTATGTCTGGGCCGCAATTACCGGGCCCACGCCGCCGAGCTGGACAACACGGTTCCCGAGTCGCCGATGTATTTCGCCAAGGTGCCTTCCTCTCTGCTTCCCCATCAGGGCGCCATCTGCATTCCGGCGGGGATCGGCCGGGTGGATCACGAACTGGAGCTGGCGTTGGTGATCGGCAAGCGCGGTGCCCGCATCCCAGCGGAGAAAGCCATGGAGCATGTGGCCGGCTATACCATTGCCAACGACGTCACCGCGCGTGAGATGCAGCGCGAAGAGCAGAAAAAGGGCAAACCCTGGACCCTGGCCAAGGGGATCGACACTTTTTGCCCCATCGGGCCCTGGCTGATCCCGGCGGACCTCCTTCCGGATCCCCATCGGCTGGCGATGGAATTGAAAGTGGATGGCGAGGTGCGGCAGAAGGGCAATACCGGCGAGATGGTCTATAAAATTCCCGAATTGATCGCCTATATTTCGCGCTATATGACCCTCGAGCCCGGGGATATCCTGCTGACCGGCACCCCTGAGGGCGTCAGTCCGCTCCAGCCCGGAAACCGGGTGGAGTGCTCGATCGAGGGACTCGGCACCCTCGAGAATCTCGTGATTTCCGGAAAGGGGGAGTGATGACCGGCGGATTCGCGCCCTATTCACCCAATTTCGGCCGGCTGAAGACGGTCCTGTTGGGCGGCAAGGCCGATCGCGTGCCTCTCATGGAACTGGGCATCGATGAGGGAGTCATGGGGCAGTTCATCGGGCGGCCCCTCCAGACCCTCGGGGACAAGATCGAGTTTTACCGCCTCGCTGGTTACGATTATATCAAGCTCGCTCCGGTGATCAACATGAATCCGGGCGCCGCGGTGCCGGAGAGTGGCTTCCGCCAGTCCGAGGCTACCGCGCTGGACCGCGCCCGCACCTGGGGGACCGAAAGCAAGGGGATCATTACCACCTGGGAGGAGTTCGAGCGCTTTCGGTGGGCGGAGGTGACCGATGCCGCGTTCCGCTGGTTCGACGAAGCGGAGCGCACCATGCCCGCGGAGATGCGGGTGATTGGTCAGTATGGCGACATTTTCACCTTCACCTGGGAATTCATGGGCTTCGAAACCTTCAGTTACGCCCTGGTCGAGAACCCCGAACTGGTGGCTGCCCTCTTCGATCGGATCGGTTCGATCATCTATGCCCTCTTTGAGCGCATGGCGCAGTACGAGGTGGTCGGGGGGCTTTTTTACAGCGACGATATCGCCTACTTTTCGGGGTTGATGATTTCGCCGGCCACCCTGCGCCGCTATCTTTTTCCGTGGATGCGCAAGATCGCGGCGCTCTGCCAGGCCCGGAATATGCCCTTCCTCTACCACAGCGACGGCAAGCTCTGGGAGGTGCTGGATGAGCTGATCGCGGTGGGCGTGACCACGCTGCAGCCGATCGAGCCCAAGGCGATGGAAATTCGCGAGGTGAAGCAGAAATATGGCGATCGTCTCGGCCTGGTCGGCAGCGTCGATATGGATCTGCTCGCGCGCGGCGATCCGGAGCGGATCCGGGAGACCGTGCGCGGTCTGATCGAGGATGTCGGCCGGCGTGGCGGCTATTGTGTCGGCTCGGGCAACAGCATACCCAACTATATTCCGCTGACCAATTATCGTGCCATGCTCGAGGCCACCTGGGCGTTCGGGCAACTCTCGACGCAGCCTTGAGACGGGCCGCCCATGTCGCTTTATCAACCCATCAAACGTCTCGTCAAGCACTCCGCGGTCTATGGTCTGGGTCATGTTCTCAGCCGCTCGGT
Encoded proteins:
- a CDS encoding fumarylacetoacetate hydrolase family protein; its protein translation is MQRPTKILCLGRNYRAHAAELDNTVPESPMYFAKVPSSLLPHQGAICIPAGIGRVDHELELALVIGKRGARIPAEKAMEHVAGYTIANDVTAREMQREEQKKGKPWTLAKGIDTFCPIGPWLIPADLLPDPHRLAMELKVDGEVRQKGNTGEMVYKIPELIAYISRYMTLEPGDILLTGTPEGVSPLQPGNRVECSIEGLGTLENLVISGKGE
- a CDS encoding uroporphyrinogen decarboxylase family protein, coding for MTGGFAPYSPNFGRLKTVLLGGKADRVPLMELGIDEGVMGQFIGRPLQTLGDKIEFYRLAGYDYIKLAPVINMNPGAAVPESGFRQSEATALDRARTWGTESKGIITTWEEFERFRWAEVTDAAFRWFDEAERTMPAEMRVIGQYGDIFTFTWEFMGFETFSYALVENPELVAALFDRIGSIIYALFERMAQYEVVGGLFYSDDIAYFSGLMISPATLRRYLFPWMRKIAALCQARNMPFLYHSDGKLWEVLDELIAVGVTTLQPIEPKAMEIREVKQKYGDRLGLVGSVDMDLLARGDPERIRETVRGLIEDVGRRGGYCVGSGNSIPNYIPLTNYRAMLEATWAFGQLSTQP